The genomic DNA GTCCAGCCAGCGGTCGGCCCCCAGGTCGGGCGCGACAACGGGGCAGCCGATGGCCTCGACCAGGCCGCGTACACGGGCCACGTCGGCGCGCGGAAAGTCCGCCACATCCGCCGACAATTCCGCAGCCTGCACCATGCCACAGCCCACCGCCTCGCCATGCAGCCAGGCGCCATAGCCCAGGCCGGCCTCGATGGCGTGGCCGAAGGTATGGCCCAGATTGAGGATGGCGCGCAGGCCGGATTCGCGTTCGTCCTTGCCCACCACCTGCGCCTTCAGCTCGCAGGAGCGACGGATGGCGTAGGCAACGGCCTGCGGATCCAGGCTGCGCAATTTCTGCGCATTCTGTTCGCACCACTCCCAGAACACCGGGTCCAGGATCAGGCCGTACTTGATGACCTCGGCCAGGCCCGCGGATACCTCGCGCGCCGGCAGCGTGGCCAGCACGGCGGTGTCGATCTCGACCGCCAGCGGCTGGTAGAACGCGCCGATCATGTTCTTGCCCAGCGGATGGTTGACGGCGGTCTTGCCGCCTACCGACGAGTCGACCTGGGCCAGCAGGGTGGTCGGCACCTGCACGAAACGCACGCCGCGCATGTACACCGCGGCGGCAAAGCCGGTCATGTCGCCGATCACGCCGCCGCCCAGCGCCACCAGCACGCAGCGGCGGTCCAGGCGATTGCCCAGCAGCGCGTCGAAGATCAGGTTGAGGGACTGCCAATCCTTGTACGACTCGCCGTCGGGCAGTTCGATGCGCAGCACCCGCTTGCCGGTGCGCGCCAGCGCGGCTTCGGCGCGTTCGCCGTACAGCGCCGCCACGGTCGGATTGGTCACCACCGCGATGGCGGTGGCGTCGGCGGGAATGCTCTCGTCCAGGGCATCCAGGCGCCCCGGCGCGATGCGGATGGGGTACTGTCCGCCCGGGGTGTCGACCTCAACAACGTTCATATCTGCTTCTCGAAGGCTTGTAATTGCGGCAACAGCGCCTTGACCAGGGTGTGGATGGGCATGGAGCCGGTTTCCACCACCAGATCGGCGACTTCCTTGTAGAACGGTTCGCGCAGGGTCATCAGGTCCCGCAGCGTGCCGCGCGGATCGGCGGTGGCCAGCAGGGGCCGGTTGCGATCGCGGCAGGTGCGGCGGAACAATTCGTCCACGCTGGCCCGCAAATAGACCACGATGCCACGCTCGCGCAGGCGCGCCCGGTTCTCGGCCGCCAGGATGGCGCCGCCACCGGTGGCGAGAATTATGTTGCGCCGTTGGGTACACTCTTCCAGGGCCGCGGATTCCCGGCGACGGAAACCGGTCTCGCCCTCGATTTCGAAGATTACCGGCACCCGCACGCCACAACGCGCCTCGAGCTCATGGTCCAGATCGATAAAATCGCGCCCCAGGGCACGCGCCAGGCCACGGCCGATCGTGGTCTTGCCCGCCCCCATCATGCCCACCAGGAAAATGGGCAGGTCGTGCGGCAACGACACGGCCCTGCCTGCGCACTCCGAAGCGCAGGGCGGGTTTTCGGGCGCCTCGCCAGTGGGCGCCAGGTCCGGATCGGCCTCCGGACATGAGTGAGCGGAAAAGTTCATGACGGCATTATCACATCTGCCGCCAAGTTGCCCGCGCGCCACACTGAACTATCTTGTTACAGAAACCGATCCGCCACGCTGAGGTGGGGCCGGAGATACCCGTAAAATCGCCGCGATGAGCAAGCCGCAGAATTCCTCCAAAAAAGACAAGCCCGCCAATAACGGTTCCCCGATATTGCGTTTTTTCGTCAAGACCGGCATTTTCTTTGCCGGCCTGTTCCTGTGCGGCGTGCTGCTGGCGGGCATGGCGCTGGCCCTGGCCTGGCCCAACCTGCCCGACCTGCACGCCATGACGGACTACCGCCCCAGGGTGCCGCTGCGCGTCTATACGGCGGACAAGGTGCTGATCGGCGAGTTCGGCGAAGAGCGCCGCAATGTGCTGCGCTTCAATGAAATCCCGGACGTGATGAAGTCCGCGGTGCTGGCGGCCGAAGACGACCGCTTCTACCAGCACGGCGGGATCGACTGGACCGGCGTGGTGCGCGCCGGCCTGACCAACCTGATCAACATGTCCAAGACGCAGGGCGCGAGCACGATCACCATGCAGGTGGCGCGCAATTTCTACCTGTCGTCCGAAAAGACCTATTCGCGCAAGTTCTACGAACTGCTGCTGACGTTCAAGATCGAATCGGAGCTCACCAAGGACCAGATCCTCGAGCTCTACATGAACCAGATCTACCTGGGCCACCGCGCCTACGGCTTCGCCGCCGCCTCGCGCACCTACTTCGGCAAGCCGCTGTCGGAAGTGACGCCGGCCGAGGCCGCGATGCTGGCCGGCATCCCCAAGGCGCCTTCGCGTTTCAACCCGATCTCCAACCGCCCCCGCGCCGAGCTGCGCCAGCGCTACGTGCTGGGCCGCATGCTGTCGCTGGGCTACCTGACCGAGCCCGAGTACAAGACGGCGATGGCGCAGCAGATCGTCATGAAGTCCGCCGAAGGCACGCCCGCCGGCGGCTACAGCATCCACGGCGAGTACGTGGCCGAACTGGCGCGCCAGCTGCTGTTCAACGTGTATCAGGACAACGTCTATTCGCGCGGCATCAACATCTACACCACGGTCCAGTCCAAGGACCAGGAAGCGGCCTACCGCGCCGTGCGCGAAGGCGTGCTCGAATACACCCGCCGCGCGCCCTACCCTGGCCCCGAAGAACAGCTCGACCTGCCCGCGGGCACCGAGAACAACCCCCAGGCCCTGGACGAATTCCTGGATGGCGTGTTCGACAAGTTCAGCGACAGCGGCGACCTGCTGACCGCGGTGGTGTTGTCGGCCAGCCCCACCGAAGTGAAGCTGGCGCGCAGCTCGCGCGAGATCATCACCGTCACCGACAAGAAGGTGCTGGGCGTGGTGGCGCGCGCGCTCAACGACAAGGCCAAGCCCGAGCAGCGCATCAAGCGCGGCTCCGTGGTCTATATCCGCAAACTGGGCGACAACTGGGAAATCATCAACCTGCCGTCGGTGCAGGCGGCCTTCGTCGCGCTGTCGCCGCAGGACGGCGCGATCCGCGCCATGGTCGGCGGCTTCGACTTCTATCGCGGCAACTTCAACCGCGTGACGCAGGCCTGGCGCCAGCCGGGCTCGAACATCAAGCCGTTCATCTACGCCGCGTCGCTCGAGCGCGGCCTGACGCCGGCCACGCAGATCTCCGACCAGCCGTTCGAACTGACCGCGGCGCAGACCGGCTCCAAGGCCTGGAACCCGAAGAACTACGGCAACCAGTACGAGCCCATGCTGACGCTGCGCCAGGGCCTGTACAAGTCCAAGAACATGGTCTCGATCCGCATCCTGCAGGCCATCGGCCCGCAGTACGCGCAGGACTACCTGACCCGCTTCGGCTTTGACAAGGCGCGCCAGCCCGCGGTGCTGCCGCTGGCGCTAGGCGCCGGCTCGGTGACCCCCCTGCAACTGGCCGGCGCGTTCTCGGTGTTCGCCAACGGCGGCTACCGCGTCACACCCTACCTGATCGACCGCGTCACCGACAGCAACGGCAAGATCGTGATGCAGGCCAAGCCCACCGTGGCCGGCGACGCCGCGGCCCGCGCCATCGACCCGCGCACCGCCTGGATCATGGACGACGTGCTGCGCGGCGTGGCCACCTACGGCACCGCCGCCCGCGCCCGCGTGCTGCTCAAGCGCAACGACATCGCCGGCAAGACCGGCACCACCAACGAATCCGTGGACGCCTGGTTCTCGGGCTACACGCCCTCGCTGGTGGCCACCGCCTGGCTCGGCTTCGACCAGCCCAAGTCGCTGGGTTCGCGCGAAACCGGCGGCGGCGTGGCCATGCCGATCTGGGTCGACTACATGCAGGACGTGCTCAAGGGCGTGCCGGAAGAAAAGCCGCGCCCCCGTCCCGACGGCATCATCGTCGAGAACGGCGAGTACTACTTCTCGGAATTCCCGCCCGGCCAGGCGGTGGCGCGGCTGGGGCTGCCGCAGGCTGACACGCTGGGTGAGTTCCTGAACGGCCTGAACAGCGACAGCGGCGAGGACAACCGCATCCGGGTCGCGCCGGGCGTGGGCACGCAGAACGCGCAGCCCTGGTCGCAGAAGATCCCGTTCTGAACGGAAAGAAAAAGGCCGGCGATTCGCCGGCCTTTTCGTTGGAGACTACAGGCGGATCGTGACGGGCACGCCCGCCGCCGCCGAACAGATCTGCGATAGCGCGTCCGGCAGATTCGGGCCGCCTCGGGTATCGTTCCAGTTCTGGCCGTCGTAGCGGTAATGGAAGCCGCCGCTGCGCGCGGCCACCCACAGTTCCTGC from Achromobacter xylosoxidans includes the following:
- a CDS encoding penicillin-binding protein 1A, which translates into the protein MSKPQNSSKKDKPANNGSPILRFFVKTGIFFAGLFLCGVLLAGMALALAWPNLPDLHAMTDYRPRVPLRVYTADKVLIGEFGEERRNVLRFNEIPDVMKSAVLAAEDDRFYQHGGIDWTGVVRAGLTNLINMSKTQGASTITMQVARNFYLSSEKTYSRKFYELLLTFKIESELTKDQILELYMNQIYLGHRAYGFAAASRTYFGKPLSEVTPAEAAMLAGIPKAPSRFNPISNRPRAELRQRYVLGRMLSLGYLTEPEYKTAMAQQIVMKSAEGTPAGGYSIHGEYVAELARQLLFNVYQDNVYSRGINIYTTVQSKDQEAAYRAVREGVLEYTRRAPYPGPEEQLDLPAGTENNPQALDEFLDGVFDKFSDSGDLLTAVVLSASPTEVKLARSSREIITVTDKKVLGVVARALNDKAKPEQRIKRGSVVYIRKLGDNWEIINLPSVQAAFVALSPQDGAIRAMVGGFDFYRGNFNRVTQAWRQPGSNIKPFIYAASLERGLTPATQISDQPFELTAAQTGSKAWNPKNYGNQYEPMLTLRQGLYKSKNMVSIRILQAIGPQYAQDYLTRFGFDKARQPAVLPLALGAGSVTPLQLAGAFSVFANGGYRVTPYLIDRVTDSNGKIVMQAKPTVAGDAAARAIDPRTAWIMDDVLRGVATYGTAARARVLLKRNDIAGKTGTTNESVDAWFSGYTPSLVATAWLGFDQPKSLGSRETGGGVAMPIWVDYMQDVLKGVPEEKPRPRPDGIIVENGEYYFSEFPPGQAVARLGLPQADTLGEFLNGLNSDSGEDNRIRVAPGVGTQNAQPWSQKIPF
- a CDS encoding shikimate kinase, whose amino-acid sequence is MNFSAHSCPEADPDLAPTGEAPENPPCASECAGRAVSLPHDLPIFLVGMMGAGKTTIGRGLARALGRDFIDLDHELEARCGVRVPVIFEIEGETGFRRRESAALEECTQRRNIILATGGGAILAAENRARLRERGIVVYLRASVDELFRRTCRDRNRPLLATADPRGTLRDLMTLREPFYKEVADLVVETGSMPIHTLVKALLPQLQAFEKQI
- the aroB gene encoding 3-dehydroquinate synthase, producing the protein MNVVEVDTPGGQYPIRIAPGRLDALDESIPADATAIAVVTNPTVAALYGERAEAALARTGKRVLRIELPDGESYKDWQSLNLIFDALLGNRLDRRCVLVALGGGVIGDMTGFAAAVYMRGVRFVQVPTTLLAQVDSSVGGKTAVNHPLGKNMIGAFYQPLAVEIDTAVLATLPAREVSAGLAEVIKYGLILDPVFWEWCEQNAQKLRSLDPQAVAYAIRRSCELKAQVVGKDERESGLRAILNLGHTFGHAIEAGLGYGAWLHGEAVGCGMVQAAELSADVADFPRADVARVRGLVEAIGCPVVAPDLGADRWLDLMQVDKKTEGGEIRYVLMNRIGAAMMRAAPADAVRAVLARTTQ